From Nicotiana tabacum cultivar K326 chromosome 15, ASM71507v2, whole genome shotgun sequence, the proteins below share one genomic window:
- the LOC142169538 gene encoding uncharacterized protein LOC142169538, with protein MTEKNAKAKKILICRLVLDKYNRIYVRFNAKEIWDVLQTAHEGTNQVKRSRIELLMRNYDLLSIKESEPIQKMITRFTIITNELKSHGKVFASKELVSKVLRIIPASWESKVTAIQEVKELDKISLDELVGNLMTHQMRKIELHKEEPNRDKALVLKAYMEDESDSDDPDLAMFAKFKSFMKNSKNASKRETSGKPKQIDKANYDGCYKCSKLDHMVKDCPM; from the coding sequence ATGACGGAGAAGAATGCAAAGGCTAAGAAAATCCTTATATGTAGACTTGTTCTTGATAAGTACAACAGAATTTATGTGCGCTTTAATGCAAAGGAGATATGGGATGTACTCCAAACTGCTCATGAAGGAACAAACCAAGTGAAGAGATCAAGGATAGAACTACTTATGAGAAACTATGATCTCTTATCCATAAAGGAGTCTGAGCCCATCCAGAAGATGATTACTAGGTTTACCATAATAACTAATGAATTGAAATCACATGGAAAGGTATTTGCCTCAAAAGAGTTGGTCAGCAAAGTTCTAAGGATTATTCCAGCTTCATGGGAATCAAAAGTCACAGCGATCCAGGAAGTAAAAGAGCTGGACAAAATCTCACTTGATGAGTTGGTTGGAAACTTAATGACTCATCAAATGAGAAAGATAGAACTACACAAGGAAGAACCAAATAGAGATAAGGCCTTGGTCCTTAAGGCGTATATGGAAGATGAATCTGACAGTGATGATCCTGACCTAGCAATGTTTGCTAAGTTCAAGAGTTTCATGAAGAACTCCAAAAATGCATCTAAGAGAGAGACCAGTGGTAAACCTAAGCAGATTGACAAAGCTAATTATGATGGGTGCTACAAGTGTAGCAAGCTAGATCACATGGTTAAGGATTGCCCAATGTGA